Within Xanthomonas oryzae pv. oryzae, the genomic segment AGCCAGGCTTCGGCAGGGTCGCCGTCGCGACCGGCGCGGCCGGTTTCCTGGTAGTAGCCTTCCAGCGACTTGGGCAGATCCACGTGCGCCACGAAGCGCACGTCCGGCTTGTCGATGCCCATGCCGAAGGCGATCGTGGCGGCCATGATGATGCCGTCCTCGCGCAGGAAACGGCGTTGGTTTTCTGCGCGCACCTCGGCTGGCAGGCCGGCGTGATAGGGCAGCGCATTGAATCCTTGTGCGCACAGTTGCTGCGCGGTTTCTTCGACCTTGCGCCGCGACATCGCATAAACGATGCCGGCCGAGCCGCGATAACGGCCCAGGAATTCCTGCAGCTGTTTGCGCGCGTTGTCCTTTTGCACCACGGTGTAGCGGATGTTGGGGCGGTCGAAGGAACTGACGAAATGGCGCGCGTCCACCAGGTCCAGGCGCTCGGCAATTTCGCGCTGGGTCGGCGGGTCGGCGGTGGCGGTCAGGGCCATGCGCGGGATGTGTGGCCAGCGCTCGTGCAGTACGGTGAGCTGGCGGTATTCCGGGCGGAAATCATGGCCCCATTGCGAGACGCAATGCGCCTCGTCGATGGCGAACAGCGCGATGCGGCTGCGTTCCAGCAATGAGAGGAAGCGCTGGGTCAGCAGCCGTTCCGGCGCGACGTACAACAGATCCAGATCGCCGGACAGCAGGGCACGTTCCACACGCTGGGCGTTCTCCGCATCGAGCGTGGAATTGAGAAATTCGGCGCGCACGCCGAGCTGGCGCAAGGCTTCGACCTGATCCTGCATCAGCGCGATCAGCGGCGAAACCACGATGCCGATGCCATCGCGCAGCAGCGCCGGTACTTGGTAGCACAGCGATTTGCCGCCGCCGGTAGGCATCAGCACCAGAGCATCGTTACCGGCAGCGACGTGTTCGACGATGGCCTGCTGTGGGCCGCGGAAGTCGTCGTAACCGAAGACGCGGCTGAGCAATTCGTGTGCGGAAGAAGACATCCGCCTAGGATACCGCGCGGGTCAAGCCCTGGTCGGTGTCATGCCAGCAGCGTTGCCCGATAGCGGGTCGGAGATTGCCGCGGTGTTGTGAACGTGGCGGGCGAATGCGCGCATGGGGTGTGACCGGGGTGGAGCATGCGGCGCAGTACAGGGCCGGTGGCTGCGCGTTGAGGGCGCTGAGCTTCGCCCCGCACCCTCACCACCCCCCCCCCGCTCCGCGACTCTGCCCGCGCTTGCGGCGCGGGCGCTCCAAGGCACGCGCGCCAGTGGCGCGCAAGCTGTGCCTTCTCGCCCCGGCGGAAGAGGGGCTCAACAGCCGACCGCACACCACAGCCCCCTGAGTCAGGGGGCGCGCCGAAGGCGGGGGGGAGGTACGTAGCGGGGCCCGACGTTTGCAAAGCAAACGTTGGGGGACATGTGCGCGAAGCGGAGATGGCCGCAACCCTGAGTCAGGGGGCGCGCTAAAGGCCTGTGGTGTGGCCGCAATTGCGCAGGGCCCGAGGTTTCGCAACCGCGAAACCTCGGGAAAACCCGAAGGGGCGAAGCCCGTGGGGATTACTGCAGCAGCGAGCGCAGCATCCAGGCGTACTTTTCGTGGGTCTGCAGGCGCTGGGTCAGCAGGTCCACGGTCGGGTCGTCGCCGGCGTCGTCGGCGGTGCCCAGCACCTTGCGTGCGGTGCGGCAGACCGCTTCGTTGCCGCTGACCAGCTGGCGCACCATTTCACGCCAGTCGGCGCTGTCGCTCAGGCCCGGCTCTTCGGCGATCGAGGTGAGCGCAACGAATTCGCGGTAAGAACCCGGTGCGTTGTAGCCAAGCGCGCGGATGCGCTCGGCCACTTCGTCCAGCGCCGCCCACTGCTCGGTGTACTGGGTTTCGAACATGGTGTGCAGCGAGTTGAACATCGACCCGGTGACGTTCCAATGGAAGTTGTGGGTCTTCAGATACAAGGTGAAGGCGTCAGCCATGTAGCGGGCCAGACCGTCGGAGATCTGCTTGCGATCGCTGTCCTTGATCCCGATATCGATATGCGGTGCCGATGCGGCGGCGACCGGCAGGGCGTCGACGGCGACGGGCTTGTTGGCGTTCTTTTTCTTGGACATGGGATGGTCCTTGCGGGTTGATGTCGTAGGGAACTGATATGGCGTCACAATAGACAGGCTAAAGGATCAAACGTCATTCAATCTTTCACATTTTTCGATCAATGAGCGCTATCGACTCCGACCTTGCCAACACCTTGCGTGAGCGCCGCCGCGCCGTGGATGGCGCGATGAGCCACGACCGTGGCCGCTTGCTGGGCCTATGGTCGCGCTGGCAGGGCAAGCCGGGCAACCCGCAGGTACGCGATGCGTTCGAGCAGGCGCTGGCGGCATCGCAGGCGCAGCGCCAGGCGCGGGCCGAGCAGCAGCCGGCCATCACGCTGGACAACCAATTGCCGATCGCGCGCGAGGCCGAGCGTATCATCGCGTTGATCCGTGATCATCAAGTGGTGGTCATCGCCGGCGAAACCGGCTCGGGCAAGACCACCCAGCTGCCCAAGCTGTGTCTGGCGGCAGGGCGCGGGGCCGCCGGGATGATCGGTTGCACTCAGCCGCGCCGGATCGCCGCGCGTGCGGTGGCTGCGCGCGTGGCGGAAGAGTTGAAGACGCCACTAGGTACCATCGTTGGCTTCCAGGTGCGCTTCACTGACCGGGTCAGCGAGCAGTCGCGCATCAAGTTCATGACCGACGGCATCCTGTTGGCGGAAATCGCCAGCGACCGTTGGCTGTCGGCCTACGACACCATCATCGTGGACGAGGCGCACGAGCGCAGCCTCAACATCGATTTCCTGCTGGGCTATCTCAAACAGTTGCTGCACAAGCGCTCCGATCTCAAGTTGATCGTCACCTCGGCCACCATCGATACCGAGCGCTTCGCACAGCATTTCGACAATGCGCCGGTGATCAATGTGGAAGGCCGCACCTTCCCGGTCGAAGTGCGCTACCGCCCGCTCGAAGGCGATACGGGCGACAGCGACGACGGCGAACACAGCAGCGGCCGCGACGGCGAGCGCAGCGTCAACGATGCGATTGTGGCGGCCATCGACGAGATTACCCGCATCGACCCGCGCGGCGATGTGCTGATGTTCCTGCCGGGCGAGCGCGAAATTCGCGATGCGCACCAGGCGTTGGAACGGCGCAAATACCGAGAGACCGAAGTGGTGCCGTTGTACGCGCGGCTGTCGGCGGCCGATCAGGACCGCGTGTTCAATCCCGGCCCGCGGCGACGCCTGGTGCTGGCCACAAACGTGGCCGAAACCTCGTTGACCGTGCCGCGCATTCGCTATGTGGTGGATCCGGGGCTTGCACGCGTCAAACGCTACAGTCCGCGCCAGAAGCTGGACCGTCTGCATATCGAGCCGATCTCGCAGGCCAGCGCCAACCAGCGCATGGGCCGCTGTGGGCGTATCGCCGAGGGCATTTGCTACCGGCTGTATGCCGAAGCGGATTTTGCCGCGCGCCCGGCGTTTACCGACCCGGAGATCCGGCGCTCGTCGTTGTCCGGCGTGATCCTGCGCATGCTGCAGCTGGGGCTGGGCAGAATCGAAGACTTCCCGTTCCTGGAAGCGCCCGACGAACGCGCGGTGGCCGATGGCTGGCAACAGCTGCTGGAGTTGGGCGCGATCGATGCGCAGCGGCGTCTGACCGCCACTGGCTGCCAGATGGCGCGCCTGCCGGTGGACGTCAAGCTGGCGCGCATGCTGGTGGCCGCCCAGCAGCACGGTTGTCTGCGCGAGATGATCATCATCGCCGCATTCTTGGGCATCCAGGACCCGCGCGAGCGCCCGGCGGAAGCGCGCGAGGCTGCCGATAACGCGCACGCGCTGTTTGCCGATGTGCGCTCTGAATTCGTGGGCATCCTGCGCTTGTGGGATGCGTACCGGCAGGTGCATGAAGATCTCACCCAGTCCAAGTTGCGCGACTGGTGCAACCGGCATTTCCTCGGCTTTTTGCGCATGCGCGAGTGGCGCGAGTTGCATCGACAGCTGCGGCTGCTGTGCGAGGAGCTCGGCTGGAGCGAAGAACCGGCCAATGTGATGCTGGCGCCATTGCTGGCCGGTGCCAGCGCGCCTGCCCGCGAGGACGGCCATAACGCCAACCGGCCCACGCGCGGCCAGTTGCACCGTGCCGCGCGACTGGCGCGCGAAGGCAAGCCGGATCCGAACACGGCGCCTGTGCAACACCCGCCTGCTGCGACGAACAAGCAGGCCGAGCCTGCCGAAGCATCTGCGCTTAGCAGCGAGCGCGAACGTGCGGCGGCGTATCAGTCGTTGCATCGCGCGCTGCTGGCGGGCCTGCCGACGCAGATCGGTCATCGCACCGAGAAGGGCGATTATCTGGCTGCGCGGCAACGCCGCTTCGTGCCGTTTCCGGGCTCCGCATTGGCGCGCAAGCCGCCGCCTTGGATTGTGGCTGCCACGTTGCTGGACACGCAAAAAGTATGGGGCATGACCAATGCCGCGATCGAGCCGGATTGGGCCATCGCCGAGCTGCCGCATCTGCTGGCGCGCAAGCACTTCGACGCGCATTGGTCGCGTGCGCAGGGGCAGGTGGTGGCGTCGGAACAGATCAGCCTGTTCGGGCTGGTGCTGGCGCCGAAAAAGCCGGTGCATTTCGGCAAGATCGACCCAGCCGCGGCGCATGACCTGTTCGTGCGCCAAGGCCTGGTGACCGGCGAAATCAACACGCGTGCCGCATTCGTGGCCGACAATCTCAAGGTGCTAGAGCAGGCGCGTGAAGAGGAGGCCAAGCTGCGTCGTGCCGGCATCGTTGCCGACGAAGACTGGCAGGCGCGCTGGTATCTGGATCGCATTCCAGCCGAGCTGCATTCGGCCAGTGGTCTGGATGCTTGGTGGAAGAGCTTGCCGCCAGACAAGCGCCGCAGCCTGCATTGGTCGTTGAACGATGTGCTGCCGGGCGAGGGCTGCGAAGCCGATCGCTTTCCGAAATATTTCCCACTCGGCGATGCGCGCTTGCCGTTGCATTACCGCTTCGAGCCGGGGGCCATCGACGACGGCGTGACCCTGGATGTGGCGTTGCACCTGCTCAATGCGCTGGATCCGGCGCGCCTGTCGTGGCTGGCGCCGGGCTTCGTCGCCGACAAGGCATCTGCGTTGATTCGCAGCCTGCCCAAGGCGCAGCGCCGCAACTATGTGCCGGCACCGGATTTCGGACGTGCGTTCTACGAGGCGTTTAACGTTGCCTCGGCCGACGATATCCGCGGCGAGCTGGCGCGCTTTCTGACCAAGGCCACCGGTACGCATGTGGCAGCGCTGGATTTCGATGAGCAGGCGCTGGACACGCATTTGCTGATGAACCTGCGCGTGCGCGACGACGACGGCAAGGTGCTGGACGAGTCGCGCGATCTGGACGGGCTGCGCGCGCGCTTTGGCGAGCGTGCCGGGCAAGCATTCGCCGCGCGGGCCGGACGCGCGCTGGCCGCCGAGGGCCTGCGTGATTTTCCGACAGCGCCGATTCCCGA encodes:
- the recQ gene encoding DNA helicase RecQ, translated to MSSSAHELLSRVFGYDDFRGPQQAIVEHVAAGNDALVLMPTGGGKSLCYQVPALLRDGIGIVVSPLIALMQDQVEALRQLGVRAEFLNSTLDAENAQRVERALLSGDLDLLYVAPERLLTQRFLSLLERSRIALFAIDEAHCVSQWGHDFRPEYRQLTVLHERWPHIPRMALTATADPPTQREIAERLDLVDARHFVSSFDRPNIRYTVVQKDNARKQLQEFLGRYRGSAGIVYAMSRRKVEETAQQLCAQGFNALPYHAGLPAEVRAENQRRFLREDGIIMAATIAFGMGIDKPDVRFVAHVDLPKSLEGYYQETGRAGRDGDPAEAWLCYGLGDVVLLKQMIEQGEAAEERKRLERAKLDHLLGYCESMQCRRQVLLAGFGETYPKPCGNCDNCLTPAAAWDATVASQKALSCVYRSGQRFGVGHLIDILRGSENERIKQLAHDQLSTYGIGRDLDERTWRGVFRQLVAASLLEVDSEGHGGLRLTDASRQVLKGERQVMMRRENPAAGRDRSAQRTGLPVQAQDLVLFNALRGLRAELAKQQNVPAFVIFHDSTLRNIAEQRPTSIDALSRVGGIGGGKLARYGAQLIEIVREQG
- a CDS encoding Dps family protein, producing MSKKKNANKPVAVDALPVAAASAPHIDIGIKDSDRKQISDGLARYMADAFTLYLKTHNFHWNVTGSMFNSLHTMFETQYTEQWAALDEVAERIRALGYNAPGSYREFVALTSIAEEPGLSDSADWREMVRQLVSGNEAVCRTARKVLGTADDAGDDPTVDLLTQRLQTHEKYAWMLRSLLQ
- the hrpA gene encoding ATP-dependent RNA helicase HrpA — encoded protein: MSAIDSDLANTLRERRRAVDGAMSHDRGRLLGLWSRWQGKPGNPQVRDAFEQALAASQAQRQARAEQQPAITLDNQLPIAREAERIIALIRDHQVVVIAGETGSGKTTQLPKLCLAAGRGAAGMIGCTQPRRIAARAVAARVAEELKTPLGTIVGFQVRFTDRVSEQSRIKFMTDGILLAEIASDRWLSAYDTIIVDEAHERSLNIDFLLGYLKQLLHKRSDLKLIVTSATIDTERFAQHFDNAPVINVEGRTFPVEVRYRPLEGDTGDSDDGEHSSGRDGERSVNDAIVAAIDEITRIDPRGDVLMFLPGEREIRDAHQALERRKYRETEVVPLYARLSAADQDRVFNPGPRRRLVLATNVAETSLTVPRIRYVVDPGLARVKRYSPRQKLDRLHIEPISQASANQRMGRCGRIAEGICYRLYAEADFAARPAFTDPEIRRSSLSGVILRMLQLGLGRIEDFPFLEAPDERAVADGWQQLLELGAIDAQRRLTATGCQMARLPVDVKLARMLVAAQQHGCLREMIIIAAFLGIQDPRERPAEAREAADNAHALFADVRSEFVGILRLWDAYRQVHEDLTQSKLRDWCNRHFLGFLRMREWRELHRQLRLLCEELGWSEEPANVMLAPLLAGASAPAREDGHNANRPTRGQLHRAARLAREGKPDPNTAPVQHPPAATNKQAEPAEASALSSERERAAAYQSLHRALLAGLPTQIGHRTEKGDYLAARQRRFVPFPGSALARKPPPWIVAATLLDTQKVWGMTNAAIEPDWAIAELPHLLARKHFDAHWSRAQGQVVASEQISLFGLVLAPKKPVHFGKIDPAAAHDLFVRQGLVTGEINTRAAFVADNLKVLEQAREEEAKLRRAGIVADEDWQARWYLDRIPAELHSASGLDAWWKSLPPDKRRSLHWSLNDVLPGEGCEADRFPKYFPLGDARLPLHYRFEPGAIDDGVTLDVALHLLNALDPARLSWLAPGFVADKASALIRSLPKAQRRNYVPAPDFGRAFYEAFNVASADDIRGELARFLTKATGTHVAALDFDEQALDTHLLMNLRVRDDDGKVLDESRDLDGLRARFGERAGQAFAARAGRALAAEGLRDFPTAPIPEQVAGEAGVPAYPALVDQGDNAALRIFADRNEAARAHPRGVRRLLEIALADKIKQARKQLPVSPKTGLLYAAIESQERLRGDLVDAALNAVLADGLGAIRDPGAFAQRRDDAIKRLFGEAMERLTLAESILGAVAELKPLLEAPLMGWARGNLDDMEQQLRALVHAGFLRDTPADALANYPRYLRAMILRTERAKRDPARDQARMLELKPFVDAVEAAAAHGLQNREDWQALRWDLEELRVSVFAQELGAKSGVSAKKLSQRVAALRS